The Candidatus Binatia bacterium genomic sequence GCAGCGAAGAATCTCTCTTTGTCTTTTTTCATTGCGGCGCTGTTATTCATCCTCGTTGACTCCTTGCCTGTCCTCGCCGCCGAACCCAAAAGCGATTGGAAGGCGGAATGGGATAAGACGGTTCAGGCGGCGAAAAAAGAAGGCCAGCTCACCGTCTATTTCTGGGGCTCGCCGCTGATCCTCGAGGCGGGAATATTTCAGAAGGCCTACCCGGAGATCAAGATCACGACCATACAAGGCATGGGCACCCAGCTCATGCAGCGCATCCTGGCCGAGCGCAGAGGCGAGAAATTTATTCCGGACATCTATATAGCCGGCATCGCCTCGATGCAGGTGCTCCACAAGGCGAAGGTTTTCGATCCGATCAAGTCCGCTCTGGCTTTGCCCGAGGTGGTCGATCCCTCCAAGTGGTGGAGAGGCGGCCAGCTCTATGCCGATACGGAGCGGAGCCATCTCTTTACGTTTGCGAAGAGCCCCGACTACGGCTCGATCGCTTACAATTCCAACCTGGTCAATGCAAAAGAGTTCCGCTCCTATTGGGATCTGCTGCAAGCCAAATGGCGCGGGAAGATCGCCGTGCAGGATCTCCGCGGCGGCGGACCGGGAAGCACCCAGGCGCGGTTCTTTTATTACAATCCGGACATGGGCGCAAAGTACCTGCGCAAGCTCTACGGCGAGATGGATGCGACGTTGTTTCGCGACAACCACCTGGCTCTGGACTGGCTCGCCAGCGGAAAACTTCCCATCGCCTTTTTCGTTCAGAGCCCCGAGGAGCTGCAAGAGAAGGGGCTGCCGGTCGAGCCCTTCAAGGCGGCGATGAAGGAGGGAGTCGGCCTCTCTTCGCGCGTCGGTTTCATCGCCCTGATGAACCGCGCGCCGCATCTCAACGCGGCCAAAGTCTTCATCAACTGGTTTCTTTCGCGCGAGGGACAGGAGTCATTCCAGAAAGTCCAGTTCCATGCGCGCAACCCCGTCGATTCTCTCAGGATCGACATCGCCAAAGATTATATCCCGATAGCGGACCGGCGCGTCGAAGGCGTGCGTTACCTCGACGTGGACGATCAGGATTTTTTGGATCCCGCTCCTGCGCTGCAAGTCATCAAAGACACTCTGGGTGAAGGCAGGAAAAATTAACGATCGTGGCCGCGGCTGCGTCGCAAAAGCTGCAATGACCGGAGGCGCCTGATGCAAGCATTGTTTTTATTGCTGGGTCTTTTCCTGGCGACGGCGGGCGTTGCGGGAGCGCAGCCCCGAAATTGGCAAGCCGAGTGGGAGAAGATCGTCAAAGGCGCCAAAGCGGAAAAGGAGGTGATGGTCGGGTGCGAGCCGGGGACTGACAACCAGGCCGCCGTGATGGAATTTTCCAAAGCGTATCCCGACATCCAGCTCAAGCTCGCGCCCATCGGCGCGCGCGATTTTGCCAACCGTGTGCTCGCCGAACGGCGGGCGGAGAAGTATTTGGCCGATGTCTTCAACGGCGGCACCACTTCGCCGTCACAGGTTTTGGTCCCGGCCAAGGCGCTCGATCCGATTCGCCCGGCGTTCATTCTTCCCGAAGTCGCGGACGAGTCGTTTTGGTTCAAGAAAAAATTCCACTTCGCCGACCGCGAGGCTCAATACGTTTTGCTTGCCGCCGGCACCGTCATCAACGACATCGCGGTTTATAACACGAAGCTCGTGAAGCCCGACGAGATGCGCTCGTTCTGGGATCTCACCAACCCCAAGTGGAAAGGCAAGATCGCCGCGTACGATCCGCGACTTCCCGGCGGCGCGAGCAACGACATGCGGTTTCTCTACTACAACCCCAAGCTCGGGCCGAAATTCATCCAAAAGCTTTTCGGGGAGATGGAGGTCGCGATCGCGGCCGACCGGCGCCAGGTCATTGACTGGCTTGCCACCGGAAAATACGCGCTCGCGCTTTTTGTCGGCCGCGAAGTGGACACGGCGAAAAAGCAGGGACTGCCGATCGACGACCTGCCCTCGCTGAGAGCCGAGGGGGCGCATCTAGCGACGGGCGCCGGCTCGATCGCGCTTATCAACCGCGCGCCGCATCCGAACGCCGCGAGAGTTTTCATCAACTGGTTTCTCTCGCGCCAGGGACAGATGGCCTGGCAGAAGCACAACGACCGCAACTCGCTCCGCACGGATATTCCCAAAGACGTCCTCACCCATTGGAAGGACCGCGTGCCGCAGGAAGACGGCGACTATATTTTCACCAACCTCGCCGATTATGACGATCTGACTCAGGGCCGGAAGATCGTCGAAGAGGCGTTGAAGAAGGCGGGGAAGTGAGAGTTAGATAAAGCTCTTCGCGTTCCATAGCGTTCGTATCATGCCGATCGTCGTTCCACCGGGAGGAAACGAATCTCGACGCGGCGGTTCAGAGCCGCCGCGATCCGGTTGAGCATTACCAAGGAATGGCCTTCATAATCCGCATTCTCGAGGCGACAGATGACCGATGCCGTGGTGCCGACCAGTTTTGCTAGCTGCCGTTGACTAAGACCGGCGTGAGTCCGTAAGGCGGCGATTTTTCGCGCTACCTGATCGTTTGCCCGCGCCGTCTCCAGACCGGCAAACCGTAACGGCTTGTCCTCATAGTAACGGCGATGGAGAATTTTTACTGCATCCGTCGTCGGTCTTCTCTTTCTTTTCCGCATATCAGCTCTCCTTGTAGGTGTGTCGTTGCGGCTCCAATTCGAACTTGCGGTTTCTCCGTATCGCTTCCTCTATATCGCGCGGCGGCACTTCGCGCTCCTTGACCAGCCCATTAGCGAGCACCGCTGCCATCCGGCCGTGAAAAAAGTATAGGATGCGATAATTCATCCCCCGGAATCCGACACGCAGCTCGTAAATGCCGTCTCGCAGGTAATCCGCTTCGGGACGACGTAATTCATGGCCGAGATCTCGCAATCGCTCGATGCGTACCCGGAGCTTATCCTGGAGTTTGGCTGGAAGACCATCAAACCAATCGAGCACCGGCACGGTGTTTTCGTCCTCCTGGTAGAAGACAACCGCGATTTTGGGCATCTCACCCTAGGATGTTCGCATTATTGCGAATATCGGTCAAGAGAGGCGGAAAAACCGCGTGCCGCAGGAAGACGGCGAGTATCTTTTCACCAACCTCGCCGAATACGATGATCTGACTCCGGGCCGGAAGATCGTCGAAGAGGCGCTGAAGAAGGCGGGGAAGTGAGTTGCTAACCGTCTTTCGAAATTTGAAAACTGCGTACCGCAGGAGGACGCGACTATTTTTTCACCAACCGCCTGAGTACGATAATCTCACTCTGGGCAGGAAGATCGTGAAAGGGCGCTGAACGGGCGGAGAGTCGTTGCAGCTTGCGAGCCATAGCACCAGCCGCCGATACCAATTCAGCCTTAAGTATTTCTCAAATTACTCCAAATCCCAGTACTTCTTGTCTACTCTGATTCGTGTAAGTCTTTGGGGCTTAATCCAGCTTAAAAACGTTGATGCTACTTTCTTCTGACCGCTCCAACGGAGTGTGTGCATAAGGTGACATTGCTTGCGGGTCCTTGTTAAGGCCACTAGAAATTTACAAATCTCCAGGTCAGTGATATCGCCCGCTTTGCGTGGCAGGTCTCCTTCGTGCAAACCAACCACGAACACATGTTGCGCTGACAATCCCTTCGAACCCTCGTAAGATGTCAGCCTTATTGAAACCCGCGGCTCATTGGCTTCTTCAGGTTCGTCAGATATTGATTCGTCGTCTGACGAAGTTTGTTCAGCTTCTGACAACATTTTTTGTCTGTAACTCTCAGGAATTAACTTGACAAGCGGATATTTTTTGTCCAAAGAGGTTTTAATGATGTCTTTAAGAAACGATGGTTGATCGGCTTCTATTACAATGTGCCAGCCTAAGTTATCTTTGCTGTCCCGGTGCAATATCTGTAGACCGTCTTCGCGCCGTATCTCTAGCCCATCGCTCCATCTCTTACTCCTTTCTCAGCCGATAATCGTCCGTCCACTTCTCCGGTCGTTTTGACGGATCGTAAACCGTAATCAACAGCACCTCATCGGGTTCGCTCTTCACGGCGCAGACAACATGGATAGGACGCTCCCCAGCGAACCCAAATGTCAAACAGCTCGGACCTCGCGGATCGTCAGGATAGTTTTCTATAACCTCACAGATGCAGAGAGCCTGTTCAAGTTCCGCAATAGTAATCCGATCGGCTTGGCGTTCACATTCGGCATGCTTTGAAAATTCATTCCCCAACTGCACCAGCTTCCGTATGATTTCATTATCCACGCTCGTGAGAGAACATTTTAGGGACCCCGGCTGGTCCAGTCAAGGCTAGGATTTATAGGGAAGAACCGTTACGTGTGCTCTTTCTGCAGGAACCAATCCGTCGGGATTTCCTTGCCGAGGCCCAAGCGTCGCGCGTTGGCGAGGATGCGCGAGCCGGTGGCGGCGTGCTGGACGCCGAGTCCGATGTCATTGCAGTGAAAGGTGATCTCGTTTTCGCTCTGCCGGCCTTTAATTTTTCCGGTCAGCAGCTCCCCCAACTCGCGCATCGATTGCCAATTTAATTTCTTGGATTTTTTGTTGATGTTGCTGCCCACCGTGTCCATGTGCTTGCCCATGACGTAATCGCGCACGAGGTCGCTTGCGCGCCGGCGAAGGGCCGCGCGTTGACCACGACCAGATCGCAGCGTGTAAAGCTCTGTCGGTCGGCTTCGACGATGTTGATGCTGCCGAGGTGCGTGCCTTCATTGAGCCATTTGGCTTCAAACACCGGCGTGAGTGAAGTCGTAGCGCTAACCACGATGTCGCGCAAGAGCTCTCGCGCATTCGTCTTGATCCTTTCGTCGGCGCCATATTTCAGCAGCGGAATGCCGGTCTCGGTGCGCGGCGAATTGATCGCTGCGCCTTTTCCCAACTCGGTAAAGGCTTCTTCCATGGCGTCGATATACCCCTTGGCATCCAGCGCCTGCACGACCTCTTCAGTGTTGAGGCCCAGAGTCATTCGCTGCGCTCCTTGTGAGAAAGATCCGGCTGGAAAATAGGGCAAAGCGGGAAAGAAAACAACAGACAAGCGCAAATGCGGCTCCGCTCTTGGGTTTACAAGTCGAGGGATACAAGGCATATTTGTTAATCCGATGGCACAAAGCGAAGGAAGCCCCTCCTCTTTAATCGGCAAGCTACCAAAAGGCCGCCCCACCCATTGTCAGATCGACCTCGCGGCCCTGCGCTGGAACTTCGAGCAGGTCAGAAGCGTCATCGGACCGGGAATCAAGATCCTTTCTGTGGTCAAGGCCGACGCTTACGGTCACGGCGCGCCCGAGGCAGCGGCGGCGTTGGCGGAAGCTGGCAGCGACGGCTTTGGCGTGGCCACGCTTGAAGAGGGAATCGAGCTGAGAGAAGCGGGGATTCACGCGCCGATCCTCGTACTGACCGCCATCTACCCCGAACAGCTCGAAGAATTTTTTCGCCACGATCTGACCCCGGCCGTGAGCGATCTTCCGACGCTGTTTGAGTTGGACAAGCTCACGCAAAAGAGCGGGCGCATGCTCAAGTTCCATCTCAAGGTCGATACGGGTATGGGAAGACTCGGTCTTTTGCATTCGGAGATCGATTCCTGGCTGCCCGAGATCCTCAAGTGGGAAGCGCTGCATCTCGGAGGACTCTTCTCTCAGCTCGCTCACGCGGAAGACGCCTCGGGCGATTATACGCACACGCAGATTGAGAATTTTGCGCGTGTGATCGGGCGGCTGCGTGTCGCCGGCTTCAACCCCCCTCTCATTCACCTGGCCAACAGCGCCGGAATCATCGGTGTTCCGAACGCTCACTTCACCATGGTCCGTCCCGGGCTGATGCTCTACGGTGTTCATCCCGAGCCGGCGATGGTCTGTCGCGTCGAGCTGAGACCCGCGCTCTCGTGGCGGACGCGCATCTTGCAACTGAAAGAACTGCCCGCCGATTCCAGTATAGGATACGGACGGACTTTTGTGACGAAGCGAAAAAGCGCGATCGCGATCCTTCCCGTCGGCTACGCCGACGGCTATCAGCGGCTGTTGTCGAACCGCGGCGCGGCATTGGTGCGCGGAAAGAGAGCGCCGGTCGTCGGCAGAATCAACATGGATTTGACTATGATAGATGTTACCGATATACGAGGAGTGACTCAGGGAGATGAAGTCGTTCTTCTCGGCAAACAGGGAGAGGAGACGATCTCCGCTGACGAGATGGCCGGCTGGGCGGATACCATCTCTTACGAAATTCTCACATCGATCAGCGCGCGGGTGCCGCGCATTCATTCAAATTCGAAGGAGGGTTAGCGAAGCGTGGGCAAGATCGAGAGGGCCTTGATCAGCGTGTCGGATAAAAACGGGCTCGTGCCGTTCGCCCGCGCGCTTTCGGCGCTGGGAGCTGAAATCATTTCCACCGGCGGAACGGCGGCGCTGCTCAGGAAAGAAAACGTCGCCGTGAAAGACGTCGCGGAAATAACCGGCTTCCCGGAGATGATGGACGGGCGGGTCAAAACGCTGCATCCCAAGGTCCACGGCGGGATTCTCGCTCTGCGCGAAAATGCCGAGCACGTCGCGCAGATGAAAGCCCACGGGATCGGGCGCATCGACCTGGTCGTGGTGAATCTCTATCCGTTCGAGGCCACGGTCGGGCGCGGGGCGCCGTTTCGCGAGATCGTCGAGCAGATCGACATCGGCGGCCCGTCGATGGTCCGGGCGGCGGCGAAAAATTTTGCCCACGTCGGCGTGGTCGTCGATCCGGCCGACTACGAGGCGGTGATCGCGGAGCTCAGGGAGAAAGACGAGCTTGCCGACGCGACGCGCTTCAATCTGGCGCGCAAGGCTTTTCGCCACACGGCGCGCTACGACAGCGCGATCTCCAACTATCTCGATTCTCTGGACGCCGAGAAGAAACCCGGCCGATTCGGCCAAACCTTGAGCCTTCAGTTCGCGAAGATTCAAGACCTTCGTTACGGAGAGAATCCGCACCAGAGCGCGGCTTTTTATTCCGACGGTGAGATCCGCGGCCCTTCCCTTGCCCGCGCCAGGCAGATTCAGGGAAAAGAGCTGTCGTATAATAATATCCTCGACGCCGACGCGGCGCTGCGCGTGGTGTTGGAATTTTCCGACATCGCCACGGTGGCGATCAAACACAACAATCCCTGCGGCGTCGCGGTGTCGCAAAAGTCGCCGGCCGATTCTTTTCGCAAGGCGCGGGCGTCGGACCCGGTGTCGATCTTCGGCGGCGTCGTCGCTTTCAACCGTCCCGTGGACGAAGAGACCGCCAACCAGCTGAAGGAGATTTTTCTCGAGATCGTGATCGCGCCGTCGTTCACGCCGGAGGCGAAGGCGGTCCTATCGTCGGCGAAGCGGCTGCTCAACATCCGCCTGTTGGAATTGGACATCAAGGACAAAGAGGTCGGCGGTAACGATCTACGCCGCGTGCGCGGCGGCCTCCTGGTTCAGGACTGGGATACGGGGACTATCGATGTGCGAACGTGTAAAGTCGTGACCAAACGGCAGCCGACGGCGGAGGAATTGAGCGCGATGGACTTCGGCTGGCGCGTTTGCCGCCACGTGAAATCCAATGCCATCGTCTTCACGTCGCGCGACCAGGTCCTCGGCGTCGGCGCGGGACAGATGAGCCGGGTCGATTCTGTGAAGCTCGCGGTGATGCGCGCGGGGATTCACGGCCTCGACCTCCGCGGCTCGGTGGTCGCCTCGGATGCTTTTTTTCCTTTTCCAGACGGCGTCGAAGAGGCGGCGAAAGCCGGCGCCAAGGCCGTCATCCAGCCCGGCGGCTCGATCAAAGATTCCGAGGTCATCGCGGTGGCGGATGCGAACGACATGGCAATGGTTCTTACCGGGATGCGCCACTTCCGGCATTAGCAATTCCTGTCCAAGGTCCGATTGACAATGATTTCGTAGCGAGTATTCTTTTCCCAAATGCTGCAACGAATATACAGGGTGGAATTTGAAACCGACCCGGAGACTAAGCAGGTCACCGCTAAGCTTCCAACCTTGAACCATACCGCGGACTTTGGGGGAACCGCCGAAGAAGCGCTCACGAATCTTAGAAAATTAGCAAGCGGCCTCATTGAGGTACTTTGGGACGAAGGGAAAGAAGTTCCCCCGAGCGACAAGACGGAGAAGGGCGGAGTCTTTTTGTCGATTTCTTTGGCAACAAAGGCAGGTTCAAAGGCCAAACGGGCTCGAAGATAAAATGGCTGCCCGGCTGCGGCCAACCAAAGGACGAGAGGTTCTCCGAAAGCTCAAAAAGGCCGGGTTCGAAATCATACGAATAAAAGGCAGCGCGTATTATCTCAGGCATCCGCAGACAGGCAGACTTACCTCCGTACACGTACACGGCAATAGCGACATTCCGCTCGGAACATTAAGAGCCATTGTCATCGAGCAGGCAGGATTGTCGATCGAGGAGTTCGACGAACTCTAGACTCTACCCGTTCGCGAGAGCATGAGTAGAAGCGGAGGAGAGCACTCCTGAGGCAGAAATGAAACTTCTCGTCATCGGTGGCGGCGGAAGAGAGCACGCATTGGTTTGGAAGCTGAGCCAAAGCCCGCGGGTTGAAAAAATCTTTTGCGCCCCGGGCAACGCCGGCATCGGCGAGATCGCCGAGCTGGCGCCGATCGGCGCCGATGAGATCGACCAGCTTGCCGCTTTCGTCGAGAAAGAAAAGATCGATCTCACCGTCGTCGGTCCCGAGCTGCCGCTGACGCTCGGGATCGCGGAGTTTTTCCAAAAAAAGGGACTGAGGATTTTCGCCCCCGGGCGCGAAGCGGCGCAATTGGAAGGCAGCAAGGCTTTCGCCAAGGAAATCCTGCGAGAGAACAAGATTCCTACGGCCGGCTTCGCGACTTTCTCCGACGCGGCTGCGGCGAAAAAATATCTCGGGACGCAAAAGCCGCCTTACGTGATCAAAGCCGACGGCCTCGCGGCAGGCAAGGGCGTTCTCATCTGCGCGAGCCGGCAAGAAGCGGAGACCGCCATCGACGATATCCTGACGCGCAGGCTCTTCGGCGCCGCGGGCGACAAGCTCGTGATCGAAGAGTTTCTCGAAGGCGAAGAGGCATCCTTTATAGTCCTGACCGACGGCGAGCACATCCTGCCGCTCGCCTCGTCGCAGGATCATAAGCGGGTCTTCGATCGAGATGAAGGACCGAACACCGGCGGCATGGGCGCCTACTCGCCGGCTCCAGTCGTCACCCCGGAAATTCACCGCCGCATCATGGAGGAGATTCTCGAGCCGCTGCTCCGCGGACTTAAGAAAAAAGACATCCGGTATCGCGGCGTACTTTACGTCGGATTGATGCTCACCGCCGACGGGCCGAAAGTTTTGGAGTTCAACGCGCGCTTCGGCGATCCGGAGTGCCAGCCGCTGATGCTCCGGTTTAAAAGCGATCTCGTGACGCTGATCGAAGCGACTATAGACGGCAAGCTGGACCGCGTGAAGACGGAATGGACGGACGACGCGGCCGTCTGCGTGGTGCTCTGCGCGGGCGGTTATCCCGGATCGTACGAGAAGGGAAAAGAGATCAGAGGATTGGACGCGCTGAAGGATTGGCGCAAGGGCGCCGTTTTTCACGCCGGAACGATCAAGAAAGACGGAAGGTGGCTGACCTCCGGCGGCCGCGTTCTGGGCGTGACAGCGGTGGGAAAAGATATCGGCGCTGCGGTCGCGGAGGTTTACCAAGCCGTCGAGCAAATTAAATGGGAAGGGATGCACTACCGCAAAGATATCGCGCAAAGAGCCCTCACCCCTTCCCTCTCCCATAGGGAGAGGGCGAGGGAGAGGGGAGCTGATGAGGGATGGGATGAAAGGGGAAAGAAATCAATGCCGGCAGCTAAAGTTGGTATCTTGATGGGCAGCGATTCAGACTTGGAGGTCATGAGCGAAGCGGAAAAGCGGCTCGATTATTTCGGCATCGCTTACGAGACGCGCGTTCTCTCCGCGCATCGGACGCCGCACGAAACCCGAAAGTACGCCGAGTCGGCCGCCGAGAGAGGCCTCGAGGCGATCATCGTCGGTGCCGGCGCCGCCGCACATCTGGCGGGCGTTATCGCCGCACACACGACCTTGCCGGTCATCGGCGTGCCGATCGATTCTTCCAGCTTGAAAGGGCTCGACGCGCTGCTGGCGACCGTGCAGATGCCCGCCGGCATCCCGGTCGCGACGATGGCGATCGGCAAGGCGGGCGCGGCCAACGCGGGAATCTTTGTCGCGGAGATCATGGGCCGCAAAGATCCAAAGATCGCGGCCAAGCTCTCTCAATTCAAACAGGAGATGATCGCCGGGGTCTTGGAGAAGGACAAGAAACTCCAGAGTGAAAGACAAAAGCGCTGAGAATTTCTCCGCCGCACTTGAGGCTTGCAGGCGCGGCGAAGTCATCGTTTTTCCTACCGAGACTTTCTACGGCCTGGGCGCGGACGCCCTCAACGAGAATGCCGTAGCGCGCATCGTGTCTCTAAAAGGCCGAAATCCCGATAGCCCCATCGCCGTGATCGTTGCCGATCGGGAAATGCTTTCTCAAATCGTCAGCGAAGTTCCGCCGGCGGCGCAGAAGCTCATCGACCGTTTCTGGCCCGGCCCTCTGACTTTGGTTCTACCGGCAAAGGAAGGGTTGGCCGCGCTGCTGCTCAACCGCGAGGGAAAAATCGGCGTGCGGGTGTCGAGCCATCC encodes the following:
- a CDS encoding extracellular solute-binding protein; this encodes MARRTSVILMSAAKNLSLSFFIAALLFILVDSLPVLAAEPKSDWKAEWDKTVQAAKKEGQLTVYFWGSPLILEAGIFQKAYPEIKITTIQGMGTQLMQRILAERRGEKFIPDIYIAGIASMQVLHKAKVFDPIKSALALPEVVDPSKWWRGGQLYADTERSHLFTFAKSPDYGSIAYNSNLVNAKEFRSYWDLLQAKWRGKIAVQDLRGGGPGSTQARFFYYNPDMGAKYLRKLYGEMDATLFRDNHLALDWLASGKLPIAFFVQSPEELQEKGLPVEPFKAAMKEGVGLSSRVGFIALMNRAPHLNAAKVFINWFLSREGQESFQKVQFHARNPVDSLRIDIAKDYIPIADRRVEGVRYLDVDDQDFLDPAPALQVIKDTLGEGRKN
- a CDS encoding extracellular solute-binding protein — encoded protein: MQALFLLLGLFLATAGVAGAQPRNWQAEWEKIVKGAKAEKEVMVGCEPGTDNQAAVMEFSKAYPDIQLKLAPIGARDFANRVLAERRAEKYLADVFNGGTTSPSQVLVPAKALDPIRPAFILPEVADESFWFKKKFHFADREAQYVLLAAGTVINDIAVYNTKLVKPDEMRSFWDLTNPKWKGKIAAYDPRLPGGASNDMRFLYYNPKLGPKFIQKLFGEMEVAIAADRRQVIDWLATGKYALALFVGREVDTAKKQGLPIDDLPSLRAEGAHLATGAGSIALINRAPHPNAARVFINWFLSRQGQMAWQKHNDRNSLRTDIPKDVLTHWKDRVPQEDGDYIFTNLADYDDLTQGRKIVEEALKKAGK
- a CDS encoding XRE family transcriptional regulator, which translates into the protein MRKRKRRPTTDAVKILHRRYYEDKPLRFAGLETARANDQVARKIAALRTHAGLSQRQLAKLVGTTASVICRLENADYEGHSLVMLNRIAAALNRRVEIRFLPVERRSA
- a CDS encoding type II toxin-antitoxin system RelE/ParE family toxin, translating into MPKIAVVFYQEDENTVPVLDWFDGLPAKLQDKLRVRIERLRDLGHELRRPEADYLRDGIYELRVGFRGMNYRILYFFHGRMAAVLANGLVKEREVPPRDIEEAIRRNRKFELEPQRHTYKES
- the alr gene encoding alanine racemase; translated protein: MAQSEGSPSSLIGKLPKGRPTHCQIDLAALRWNFEQVRSVIGPGIKILSVVKADAYGHGAPEAAAALAEAGSDGFGVATLEEGIELREAGIHAPILVLTAIYPEQLEEFFRHDLTPAVSDLPTLFELDKLTQKSGRMLKFHLKVDTGMGRLGLLHSEIDSWLPEILKWEALHLGGLFSQLAHAEDASGDYTHTQIENFARVIGRLRVAGFNPPLIHLANSAGIIGVPNAHFTMVRPGLMLYGVHPEPAMVCRVELRPALSWRTRILQLKELPADSSIGYGRTFVTKRKSAIAILPVGYADGYQRLLSNRGAALVRGKRAPVVGRINMDLTMIDVTDIRGVTQGDEVVLLGKQGEETISADEMAGWADTISYEILTSISARVPRIHSNSKEG
- the purH gene encoding bifunctional phosphoribosylaminoimidazolecarboxamide formyltransferase/IMP cyclohydrolase, giving the protein MGKIERALISVSDKNGLVPFARALSALGAEIISTGGTAALLRKENVAVKDVAEITGFPEMMDGRVKTLHPKVHGGILALRENAEHVAQMKAHGIGRIDLVVVNLYPFEATVGRGAPFREIVEQIDIGGPSMVRAAAKNFAHVGVVVDPADYEAVIAELREKDELADATRFNLARKAFRHTARYDSAISNYLDSLDAEKKPGRFGQTLSLQFAKIQDLRYGENPHQSAAFYSDGEIRGPSLARARQIQGKELSYNNILDADAALRVVLEFSDIATVAIKHNNPCGVAVSQKSPADSFRKARASDPVSIFGGVVAFNRPVDEETANQLKEIFLEIVIAPSFTPEAKAVLSSAKRLLNIRLLELDIKDKEVGGNDLRRVRGGLLVQDWDTGTIDVRTCKVVTKRQPTAEELSAMDFGWRVCRHVKSNAIVFTSRDQVLGVGAGQMSRVDSVKLAVMRAGIHGLDLRGSVVASDAFFPFPDGVEEAAKAGAKAVIQPGGSIKDSEVIAVADANDMAMVLTGMRHFRH
- a CDS encoding type II toxin-antitoxin system HicA family toxin, translated to MAARLRPTKGREVLRKLKKAGFEIIRIKGSAYYLRHPQTGRLTSVHVHGNSDIPLGTLRAIVIEQAGLSIEEFDEL
- the purD gene encoding phosphoribosylamine--glycine ligase, which produces MKLLVIGGGGREHALVWKLSQSPRVEKIFCAPGNAGIGEIAELAPIGADEIDQLAAFVEKEKIDLTVVGPELPLTLGIAEFFQKKGLRIFAPGREAAQLEGSKAFAKEILRENKIPTAGFATFSDAAAAKKYLGTQKPPYVIKADGLAAGKGVLICASRQEAETAIDDILTRRLFGAAGDKLVIEEFLEGEEASFIVLTDGEHILPLASSQDHKRVFDRDEGPNTGGMGAYSPAPVVTPEIHRRIMEEILEPLLRGLKKKDIRYRGVLYVGLMLTADGPKVLEFNARFGDPECQPLMLRFKSDLVTLIEATIDGKLDRVKTEWTDDAAVCVVLCAGGYPGSYEKGKEIRGLDALKDWRKGAVFHAGTIKKDGRWLTSGGRVLGVTAVGKDIGAAVAEVYQAVEQIKWEGMHYRKDIAQRALTPSLSHRERARERGADEGWDERGKKSMPAAKVGILMGSDSDLEVMSEAEKRLDYFGIAYETRVLSAHRTPHETRKYAESAAERGLEAIIVGAGAAAHLAGVIAAHTTLPVIGVPIDSSSLKGLDALLATVQMPAGIPVATMAIGKAGAANAGIFVAEIMGRKDPKIAAKLSQFKQEMIAGVLEKDKKLQSERQKR
- a CDS encoding L-threonylcarbamoyladenylate synthase, whose product is MKDKSAENFSAALEACRRGEVIVFPTETFYGLGADALNENAVARIVSLKGRNPDSPIAVIVADREMLSQIVSEVPPAAQKLIDRFWPGPLTLVLPAKEGLAALLLNREGKIGVRVSSHPVAARLSRELGHPLTATSANPSGKEPARTIQQARTYFAEHIEVFLDGGTLTGGTGSTVAEVIKGKLRIIRAGEISSQELEKAIRSSRPA